A genomic stretch from Flavobacterium humidisoli includes:
- a CDS encoding TlpA disulfide reductase family protein translates to MKKILLGFALLFGAFQTQAQENNLQLKGTVVDTVAQYVYLQKFHNKMFTTIDSVKVKDGNFSFKTKVKTPELYGLSVNTESSPLYVFLEKDPVTVKLSPKKYYTASVVEGSASQDLFEIYKKSKDVEISKFITEHPKSIVSAYVLYRNWSYRLTPEQITQNIALLDKSLQNTTYVKELKELAIVLDGLAVGKKAPDFTANDPDGKPVRLYDNLKGYTLVDFWASWCGPCRRENPNIVSAYKEFHDKGFNIVGISLDKKKENWIKGIQDDNLTWTHVSDLLFWNSAVAKLYGVRAIPGNYLVDSKGIIVAKNLHGEELQSTLKTLLESKI, encoded by the coding sequence ATGAAAAAAATACTATTAGGTTTTGCTTTGCTTTTTGGAGCTTTTCAAACTCAAGCGCAGGAAAACAATTTACAATTAAAAGGAACTGTTGTCGATACCGTTGCGCAATATGTTTACCTGCAGAAGTTTCACAATAAAATGTTTACCACGATAGATTCGGTAAAAGTAAAAGATGGGAATTTTAGTTTTAAAACAAAAGTAAAAACGCCAGAATTATACGGATTGAGTGTCAATACAGAAAGTTCGCCCTTGTATGTTTTTCTCGAAAAAGATCCAGTTACAGTAAAACTGAGTCCAAAGAAGTATTATACAGCTTCTGTGGTTGAAGGTTCAGCTTCTCAGGATTTGTTCGAAATTTATAAAAAAAGTAAAGATGTAGAAATCAGCAAATTCATAACAGAACATCCAAAATCTATTGTTTCAGCATATGTACTGTACAGAAACTGGTCTTATAGATTAACGCCAGAACAGATTACACAAAATATTGCTTTGCTGGATAAGAGTCTTCAAAATACCACTTACGTGAAAGAATTAAAAGAACTGGCTATTGTTTTAGACGGATTAGCAGTAGGTAAAAAAGCCCCTGATTTTACAGCCAATGATCCTGACGGAAAGCCAGTTCGACTTTATGATAATTTAAAAGGGTACACTTTGGTCGATTTTTGGGCTTCTTGGTGCGGTCCATGCCGAAGAGAGAATCCGAATATTGTATCGGCATACAAAGAGTTTCACGATAAAGGATTCAATATCGTAGGGATTTCTCTAGATAAGAAGAAAGAAAACTGGATTAAAGGAATTCAAGACGATAATTTAACCTGGACGCATGTTTCAGATTTACTTTTCTGGAACAGTGCTGTTGCTAAATTATACGGTGTGAGAGCCATTCCGGGAAATTATTTAGTGGATTCTAAGGGAATAATCGTCGCTAAAAATCTGCATGGAGAAGAATTACAGTCTACACTAAAAACGCTTTTAGAAAGTAAAATCTAA
- a CDS encoding aminotransferase class V-fold PLP-dependent enzyme: MNAIEPTTKPTEPECYFSKFRENTVGINHIFESVYGEQNLVYADWVASGRLYNPIEDIMLHKIGPMIANTHSLSSQTGKTSTYAYQHARDRIKKAVNANESDVLVTTGSGMTAALSKLQRVMALRTKSEDDRPVVFITHMEHHSNQVSWYETNAEVVILSPDENNLVNPEVLAAEIKKYAGRSLKIGSFTACSNVTGIITPYHELAKIMHQNGGLCFVDFAASAPYVKIDMHPKDPEEQLDAIFFSPHKFLGGPGTCGILVFNEKLYQSDFPDNPGGGNVKWTNPLGKYCYSDVIEVREDGGTPGFLQVIRTALALELKEQMGVENIKKREKELLDLCFSRLQKIQGLSILGDLTTERIGCVSFVIEDIHYNLIVRLLNDRFGIQVRGGWSCASTYAHYLFNISEKKSAQITNELLQRNQINKPGWVRLSLHPIMSNEELFYICDAIEKVALNYKKWKKDYEYNSVSNEFENPEIKDTIAREVNEWFKLV, encoded by the coding sequence ATGAATGCGATTGAGCCAACAACAAAACCAACAGAGCCTGAATGTTACTTTTCTAAGTTTAGAGAAAATACAGTAGGAATAAATCATATTTTCGAATCTGTTTACGGAGAACAAAATCTGGTTTATGCAGATTGGGTTGCCAGCGGAAGATTATACAATCCGATCGAAGATATAATGCTCCATAAAATTGGTCCAATGATTGCCAATACGCATTCACTTTCAAGTCAGACAGGAAAAACCTCTACTTATGCTTATCAGCATGCGAGAGATCGTATTAAAAAGGCGGTTAATGCCAATGAATCTGATGTTTTGGTAACTACTGGAAGCGGTATGACGGCTGCTTTATCTAAATTACAGCGTGTTATGGCACTTCGAACAAAATCTGAAGATGACAGACCTGTGGTTTTCATTACACACATGGAACATCATTCTAATCAGGTTTCGTGGTATGAAACAAATGCAGAAGTGGTTATTCTTTCGCCTGACGAAAATAATTTAGTCAATCCAGAAGTTCTTGCTGCAGAAATTAAAAAATATGCAGGTAGAAGCTTAAAAATAGGGTCTTTTACGGCTTGTTCGAATGTTACAGGAATTATCACGCCTTATCATGAACTGGCGAAAATCATGCATCAAAACGGCGGACTTTGTTTTGTAGATTTTGCAGCTTCGGCACCGTACGTAAAGATTGATATGCATCCAAAAGATCCAGAAGAACAATTGGACGCGATTTTCTTTTCGCCTCATAAATTTTTGGGAGGCCCTGGAACTTGTGGTATTTTGGTTTTCAATGAAAAACTATACCAATCTGATTTTCCGGATAATCCGGGCGGAGGAAATGTAAAATGGACAAATCCGTTAGGGAAATATTGTTACAGCGATGTGATAGAAGTTCGAGAAGATGGTGGAACTCCAGGTTTTCTGCAGGTGATTAGAACGGCATTGGCTTTAGAATTGAAAGAGCAAATGGGCGTAGAGAATATCAAAAAAAGAGAGAAAGAACTGCTGGATCTTTGTTTTTCGAGGCTTCAAAAAATTCAAGGTTTATCTATTTTAGGAGATTTAACTACAGAAAGAATAGGTTGTGTGTCGTTTGTTATTGAAGATATTCACTATAATTTGATTGTAAGACTGTTAAACGACCGTTTCGGAATTCAAGTTCGTGGCGGCTGGTCGTGTGCGAGTACTTATGCGCATTATCTGTTCAATATTAGCGAAAAGAAATCAGCACAAATCACAAACGAATTATTGCAGAGAAACCAGATCAATAAGCCAGGCTGGGTACGTTTGTCCTTGCATCCAATTATGAGTAATGAAGAGCTCTTTTACATCTGTGATGCGATTGAAAAAGTGGCTCTGAATTATAAAAAGTGGAAAAAAGATTATGAATATAATTCGGTTTCAAATGAATTTGAAAATCCGGAAATTAAAGATACCATTGCAAGAGAAGTAAACGAATGGTTTAAGTTAGTTTAA
- a CDS encoding winged helix-turn-helix transcriptional regulator — MAKINDNGVLREANCSEELMAMRDSLDVLGGKWKLMILRFLTNRTHQVIHFKKMQREIDGISAKMLSKELKELETNLLITRTEQNTKPATVIYAITEYGKSVLPVTETLVNWGLAHREKIIESLK, encoded by the coding sequence ATGGCAAAAATTAACGATAATGGAGTACTTCGCGAAGCCAATTGTTCTGAAGAACTTATGGCAATGCGTGACAGTCTTGATGTTTTGGGTGGTAAATGGAAATTGATGATTCTAAGGTTTTTAACCAATAGAACGCATCAGGTGATTCATTTTAAAAAAATGCAACGTGAAATAGATGGAATTTCGGCTAAAATGCTAAGCAAAGAACTCAAAGAACTGGAAACCAATTTACTTATTACCAGAACAGAACAAAATACCAAACCTGCTACGGTAATCTATGCTATTACCGAATATGGAAAATCGGTGCTTCCGGTTACAGAAACTTTAGTCAACTGGGGATTGGCGCATCGTGAAAAAATTATTGAATCGCTTAAATAA